One Sediminibacillus dalangtanensis genomic region harbors:
- a CDS encoding ABC transporter substrate-binding protein, translated as MVMALVIAACSSDSSSDGGEDADASDGGDSGESAESGGGGEGTVEIFSWWTGAGEEDGLLALIDLFEQEHPDITVDNAAVAGGAGTNAKAVLATRMQGDDPPSTFQVHGGAELNEGWVAADKMEPLNDFYEEQGWMDKFPQDLIDMVSKDGNIYSVPVNIHRGNVVFYNKQVFEDNGLEVPTTYDEFIEVADQLQDAGVTPLALGDKEAWTATQIFENILLGELGPDDYKSLWAGDIPFDDDRVVAAAEKFKTVLGYVNEDHASRNWQDAAQLVGDGEAAMINMGDWAKGYFSNDLELETNKDFGYFAFPETDGDFMVITDTFGLPKGVENPDEVKEFLSVLGSVEGQDAFNPLKGSIPARVDADESKYDEYGKDAMKDFNESNLTPSLAHGSAAAEGFVTKANQAVNIFVTQLDVDNLINTLKNAASEL; from the coding sequence ATGGTTATGGCACTCGTAATTGCAGCTTGTAGTTCCGATTCATCTTCTGATGGAGGAGAGGATGCCGACGCTTCAGATGGCGGTGATTCCGGTGAATCAGCAGAATCCGGCGGAGGCGGAGAAGGAACAGTGGAAATCTTTAGCTGGTGGACAGGAGCCGGTGAAGAAGACGGACTGTTGGCGCTGATCGATTTGTTTGAACAGGAGCATCCCGATATCACAGTGGACAATGCAGCCGTTGCCGGGGGAGCGGGAACAAATGCAAAAGCGGTTCTGGCTACTCGGATGCAAGGGGACGATCCACCATCCACATTCCAGGTTCACGGTGGTGCAGAGCTGAATGAAGGCTGGGTGGCAGCAGACAAAATGGAACCATTGAATGATTTCTATGAGGAACAAGGATGGATGGATAAGTTTCCTCAGGATTTGATCGACATGGTGAGCAAGGACGGTAACATTTACTCTGTCCCTGTTAATATCCATCGCGGTAATGTTGTTTTCTACAACAAACAAGTATTTGAAGATAACGGCTTGGAAGTTCCTACTACTTATGACGAATTTATCGAAGTAGCTGATCAATTGCAGGATGCAGGTGTGACTCCGCTTGCTCTCGGTGACAAAGAGGCCTGGACAGCTACCCAGATTTTTGAAAACATCCTGCTTGGCGAGCTTGGTCCTGATGACTACAAGAGCCTGTGGGCAGGCGATATTCCATTCGATGACGACCGCGTCGTGGCGGCTGCTGAAAAGTTCAAGACAGTTCTTGGCTATGTAAACGAAGACCACGCATCCCGTAACTGGCAGGATGCTGCACAATTAGTCGGTGACGGCGAAGCAGCAATGATCAACATGGGTGACTGGGCAAAAGGATATTTCTCGAATGACCTTGAATTGGAAACAAACAAAGACTTCGGTTACTTCGCATTCCCGGAAACCGACGGTGACTTCATGGTAATCACGGACACCTTTGGCTTGCCTAAGGGTGTCGAAAATCCAGATGAAGTAAAAGAATTTTTGAGTGTTCTCGGATCTGTGGAAGGCCAGGATGCGTTCAACCCGCTGAAAGGTTCCATTCCGGCACGTGTCGATGCCGACGAATCCAAGTACGATGAATACGGCAAGGATGCGATGAAAGACTTTAATGAATCCAATTTGACCCCGAGTCTGGCGCATGGTTCTGCAGCTGCAGAAGGATTCGTGACCAAAGCAAATCAGGCGGTGAATATCTTCGTCACACAGCTTGACGTTGATAACTTGATCAATACGCTCAAAAACGCAGCATCTGAATTGTAA
- a CDS encoding AraC family transcriptional regulator: MRVLIAEDELLERKAMRKFLEDNFSDVTVVGEAANGRKAIEMAEALLPQIILMDIKMPGINGLEAIEAIHRRDPTIKFILVSAYDSFDYAKQAMKMGVKEYILKPSKKEETIRAVLRVKKEVMEEAARMEEHRHSSLIARELFLTRLMKYEVGADTFELQETLFPGLQSAYFLAIKYQPLKEIETEDWAKHFGEDDYIYRMEDDQLIIVVLSRTRKDKAAVLKLARKLQVQLGPQAYIGAGYPTDKLEDLPDAYHQAIQAVKHLEQIGNSNFGFPPAEQRQSNNFLEDILLEVASGNHTNAIHFFSEWWKDKEDSVEMLHELYFRLKQELQQRGIQPPETGFPVEDDYQGWTDYLKLASLNVLHHYQSQDKMERAKKFIHDHFHEPISLEDVAEHAELSPNYFSNLFKASTGETFIDYLTHVRLQKAKEFLQSHRYTLKEICFMVGYKDPNYFSRVFKKYFSLSPKQYQKEILKK, encoded by the coding sequence ATGAGAGTACTAATAGCGGAAGATGAACTACTGGAACGGAAAGCGATGCGCAAATTTCTCGAGGATAATTTTTCTGATGTGACGGTAGTGGGAGAGGCTGCAAACGGCAGGAAGGCGATTGAGATGGCGGAGGCATTATTACCTCAGATCATCCTGATGGATATAAAAATGCCAGGCATCAACGGACTGGAAGCAATAGAAGCCATCCATCGAAGGGATCCCACGATCAAGTTTATTTTGGTATCTGCCTACGATTCATTCGATTATGCCAAACAGGCGATGAAAATGGGAGTGAAGGAATATATTCTGAAGCCGAGCAAAAAAGAGGAAACGATCCGGGCGGTTCTTCGAGTGAAAAAAGAAGTGATGGAAGAAGCGGCAAGAATGGAGGAGCACCGCCATTCCAGTTTGATTGCCAGAGAATTGTTTTTAACCAGACTGATGAAATATGAAGTCGGCGCGGACACGTTCGAATTGCAGGAAACCTTGTTTCCTGGTTTGCAGTCCGCCTATTTCCTTGCTATAAAATATCAGCCGCTAAAAGAAATAGAAACGGAAGATTGGGCGAAACATTTTGGAGAGGATGACTATATTTACCGGATGGAAGATGACCAGCTGATCATCGTCGTGCTTTCGAGGACGAGGAAGGATAAAGCAGCTGTGTTGAAGTTGGCACGGAAGCTGCAAGTACAGCTCGGTCCCCAGGCGTACATAGGGGCAGGCTATCCAACGGATAAACTGGAAGATCTGCCGGACGCTTATCATCAAGCAATTCAGGCAGTCAAACATCTTGAGCAAATCGGCAACAGCAATTTTGGCTTTCCTCCGGCCGAACAGCGACAGAGCAACAATTTTCTGGAGGATATTTTATTAGAAGTGGCCAGTGGAAATCACACGAATGCCATCCACTTTTTTTCCGAATGGTGGAAGGATAAAGAAGACAGCGTAGAAATGCTTCATGAGTTGTACTTTCGCTTAAAACAGGAACTGCAGCAACGAGGTATCCAGCCTCCGGAGACGGGTTTTCCTGTGGAAGACGATTATCAAGGATGGACAGACTACTTGAAACTCGCCAGCTTGAATGTCCTGCATCACTATCAGTCGCAGGATAAAATGGAACGGGCGAAAAAATTTATTCACGACCATTTTCATGAACCAATCAGTCTGGAGGATGTCGCGGAGCATGCGGAATTAAGTCCGAATTATTTTTCGAATTTATTCAAAGCATCGACCGGCGAAACATTCATCGATTATTTGACCCATGTCCGATTGCAAAAAGCGAAAGAATTCCTACAATCCCATCGGTATACCTTGAAGGAGATATGCTTTATGGTTGGATACAAAGATCCAAATTATTTCAGCAGGGTATTTAAAAAGTATTTTTCGCTGTCTCCGAAGCAGTATCAGAAAGAAATCTTAAAAAAGTGA
- a CDS encoding sensor histidine kinase, which yields MKSIRTKLIFYFFVFVILFNIVSISIYVSSNTLTNSYHSSFERFLLLNSISQSANKLYENTKAYVMEQSEENQAAYYQSRQTMMQEEKRLQNMLSSEEQIQTKNYINLIDNIIYESEITTGFVLRDDIERYTAHLKETESTASYIQETTLHLIDLELTEYQTLYQDLQERNEAFRWFTFFVFTTTVMLAVFFAIWFSNGINKPIQTLTKAAREVSHGDFEGEPVDVRSNDELKLLGSSFNQMRANIRELIKEIKDQSEQERLMKELELKHLQNQVNPHFLFNTLNTISKMAYLEEAKSTSNLIDSTAALLRYSLGDIEKFVQLREEVRAVREYLTIQKTRFTERITFVVEVDETCLDFPIPRLTLQPLVENAFIHGVEEQEEGGEIKLFVYEEETAVIVEINDNGKGMTEDKVASILNVTRDKAEDHIGHSTGLGVSNVIRRLQLFYRTEHVIEIESQSGEGTRIKLLLPKQFTLAGAGDQEGGNDESTNSGR from the coding sequence ATGAAATCGATTCGCACGAAATTGATCTTTTACTTTTTTGTTTTTGTCATTCTTTTCAATATTGTATCGATTTCTATTTATGTCAGTTCCAACACGCTGACCAACTCGTACCATTCCAGCTTTGAGCGATTTTTATTATTGAATTCTATCTCTCAATCCGCCAACAAACTATATGAAAATACCAAGGCATATGTGATGGAGCAGTCGGAAGAAAATCAAGCCGCCTATTACCAGTCCCGTCAGACGATGATGCAGGAAGAAAAACGGCTTCAGAATATGTTGAGCAGCGAGGAACAAATCCAGACGAAAAACTATATCAATCTGATCGATAACATCATCTATGAAAGTGAAATCACCACCGGCTTTGTCCTTCGCGATGACATCGAAAGGTACACAGCCCATTTGAAGGAAACGGAAAGTACTGCTTCTTATATTCAGGAAACAACCCTCCATTTGATCGATTTGGAATTGACCGAGTATCAAACACTCTACCAGGATTTACAGGAACGAAATGAAGCATTCCGCTGGTTTACTTTCTTTGTATTTACGACAACGGTCATGCTTGCTGTCTTTTTTGCCATTTGGTTTTCCAATGGGATCAACAAGCCGATTCAAACGTTGACAAAGGCAGCCCGGGAGGTGTCCCACGGCGATTTTGAGGGCGAACCGGTCGATGTGCGTTCGAATGATGAATTGAAACTGCTTGGCAGCTCCTTCAACCAGATGAGGGCCAACATTCGAGAACTGATCAAAGAAATTAAAGATCAATCTGAACAGGAACGTTTGATGAAGGAACTGGAACTGAAACATTTGCAAAACCAAGTCAATCCTCATTTCTTGTTCAACACCTTGAATACGATTTCCAAAATGGCTTATTTGGAGGAAGCCAAATCGACTTCCAATTTGATCGACTCGACAGCCGCACTACTTCGTTACAGTCTTGGGGATATCGAGAAATTTGTGCAGCTTCGGGAAGAAGTCCGTGCAGTAAGGGAGTATTTGACGATTCAAAAAACGCGATTTACAGAAAGGATCACGTTTGTCGTCGAAGTCGATGAAACCTGTCTCGACTTTCCGATTCCGCGGCTGACATTGCAGCCGCTTGTCGAAAACGCCTTTATCCATGGGGTGGAGGAACAGGAGGAAGGCGGCGAAATCAAGCTGTTCGTATATGAGGAGGAAACAGCCGTGATCGTAGAAATCAATGACAACGGCAAAGGGATGACCGAGGATAAAGTTGCCAGCATTCTCAATGTCACCAGGGATAAAGCAGAAGACCATATCGGACATTCCACTGGGTTGGGAGTAAGCAACGTGATTCGCAGGCTACAGTTGTTTTATCGTACAGAGCATGTCATCGAAATTGAATCACAGTCAGGCGAAGGGACACGAATCAAACTGTTATTGCCGAAGCAATTCACCCTGGCGGGAGCCGGTGATCAGGAGGGAGGAAACGATGAGAGTACTAATAGCGGAAGATGA
- a CDS encoding sugar-binding protein produces MKKLPKSILFTIVLALFSTSFFLMLYYGKETFYVEKQISSQQLYDYHFALITEEVGNDYWRQIENGAKEEAAKHNVYLEYIGPRKSDNEEKLQTFDRMISSKVDGIITQGMPGERFKALVHKAVERGIEVITVDTDVPQSERQLYVGTDNYKAGFSAGQAVIKDTEGEIKVGAVIGMYDALNQQERLQGFKEAIAETDRIELVDVLESNITEIGAAEATYSLLKQHPQINALIGMSALDGLGIVQGIEEIHLDQTPYVLSFDILPQTLEMIDQGKIAATVTQYPTEMGKQAVRRMVDLQHGRKVEPMQYTGTGIIRAKDINNGEIIRKGEGS; encoded by the coding sequence ATGAAAAAATTGCCGAAAAGTATATTGTTCACAATCGTGCTTGCTTTATTTTCAACCAGTTTTTTTCTAATGCTTTACTATGGTAAGGAAACTTTCTATGTTGAAAAGCAAATCTCCTCCCAGCAACTCTATGATTATCATTTTGCTCTTATCACCGAGGAGGTAGGCAATGATTATTGGCGGCAGATCGAGAACGGAGCGAAAGAAGAGGCGGCCAAGCATAATGTTTATTTAGAATATATCGGCCCACGAAAAAGTGATAATGAAGAGAAGCTGCAAACCTTTGACAGGATGATCTCCTCGAAAGTGGATGGAATCATCACCCAGGGGATGCCGGGAGAACGCTTCAAGGCGCTCGTGCATAAAGCGGTCGAACGGGGCATTGAAGTCATCACGGTAGATACCGATGTCCCGCAAAGTGAGCGGCAGTTGTATGTTGGAACGGACAATTACAAAGCTGGTTTCTCGGCCGGACAGGCTGTCATCAAGGATACAGAAGGGGAAATCAAGGTTGGTGCAGTTATCGGAATGTATGACGCCTTGAACCAGCAAGAACGACTGCAGGGATTTAAGGAAGCTATTGCGGAAACAGATCGAATCGAACTGGTGGATGTATTGGAATCCAATATCACCGAAATCGGGGCGGCTGAAGCGACGTACTCTTTGTTGAAACAGCATCCGCAAATTAACGCCTTAATCGGCATGAGTGCTTTGGACGGATTGGGGATCGTCCAGGGGATCGAAGAGATCCATCTTGATCAAACGCCTTACGTGCTGAGCTTCGACATATTACCGCAAACATTAGAAATGATTGATCAAGGGAAAATCGCAGCCACGGTCACGCAATATCCGACGGAAATGGGAAAGCAGGCAGTCCGACGGATGGTTGACCTGCAGCATGGCAGAAAGGTAGAGCCAATGCAATATACCGGGACTGGAATCATCCGGGCAAAAGATATCAACAACGGGGAAATCATCCGGAAGGGCGAGGGCTCATGA
- a CDS encoding aldo/keto reductase: protein MLEKALQRRFITKMDASPTFVGVRFIPQAKQGVEAGANESAKQTEFSMLESMLDKGMNVIEAASVGPIERSGTLLPYHKEDIIVCLTCDLTSLSLREEDITSFQAVKHSIDTLLDQFPAETIDILFFDYAAVPGHLIEKGEILRAMRAVQDEGKVAFLGACLDNLPSEEFILTNTFDAIQLEYNLINQTNENSIKLANEKGIGVFIRNGLANGLLAANHSSPVKDVKFQELLDMVEGDQKQLHRLALHFLFQNKAINTVLIEIAELAEFQQYLNVLGEEVDEWLLQRAAAVYNA from the coding sequence ATGTTGGAAAAAGCACTGCAACGACGGTTTATCACAAAAATGGATGCAAGTCCGACTTTTGTTGGTGTCCGTTTTATCCCCCAGGCTAAACAAGGAGTGGAAGCAGGAGCAAACGAGTCCGCAAAGCAGACGGAATTCAGCATGCTCGAATCCATGCTTGATAAAGGAATGAACGTCATCGAGGCCGCAAGCGTCGGACCCATCGAACGGTCTGGTACACTTTTACCCTATCACAAGGAAGACATTATCGTTTGTTTGACTTGTGATTTAACTTCGTTGTCTTTGAGAGAAGAGGACATTACCTCCTTCCAGGCGGTTAAACATTCTATCGATACACTTCTTGATCAATTTCCTGCGGAAACGATCGATATCTTGTTCTTTGATTATGCAGCTGTTCCCGGCCATCTAATCGAAAAAGGAGAAATCCTGCGGGCGATGAGAGCTGTCCAGGATGAGGGGAAAGTAGCGTTTTTGGGTGCTTGTCTCGACAACCTCCCTAGTGAGGAATTTATATTAACAAACACATTTGATGCCATCCAGCTAGAGTACAACTTAATCAACCAGACCAATGAAAACAGTATCAAACTGGCCAATGAAAAAGGAATCGGTGTATTCATCCGGAACGGTCTGGCAAATGGACTGCTTGCTGCCAATCATAGCAGTCCTGTTAAGGATGTTAAGTTTCAAGAGCTCTTGGATATGGTGGAAGGGGATCAGAAACAGCTACATCGGCTCGCCCTGCACTTTCTCTTCCAGAACAAAGCGATCAACACCGTCCTTATCGAAATCGCTGAACTGGCCGAATTCCAACAATACTTGAATGTATTGGGAGAAGAAGTGGATGAATGGCTTCTCCAACGTGCGGCAGCAGTATATAACGCTTGA
- a CDS encoding SDR family oxidoreductase yields the protein MDLQLTGETAVVTASSKGLGKATALQLAYEGANVLISSRNEQELQATVEEIKDKTNNDKVAYVICDMTNPSDIQNMVEQAAARTGTIDILVNNAGGPPTGKFLDFSDEDWQHAFELNLLSFIRTIREVVPFMKKQQSGRIVNIASSSIKASLDNLILSNTMRPGIVGLAKSLSQELAPDNILINTVGPGRIETGRIIELNKKTAESNDISLEQVKEEADKQIPLNRLGEPDEFAKAVVFLASGANTYITGQSLLVDGGLVKAL from the coding sequence ATGGATCTTCAGTTAACAGGAGAAACAGCTGTAGTAACGGCTTCCAGTAAGGGACTTGGTAAAGCGACAGCACTTCAATTGGCTTATGAAGGGGCTAATGTCCTGATTTCCAGTCGAAACGAGCAGGAATTGCAAGCAACCGTTGAAGAAATTAAAGACAAAACAAACAATGACAAGGTTGCATATGTTATCTGTGACATGACCAATCCCTCAGATATCCAAAACATGGTCGAACAGGCAGCAGCACGGACTGGCACCATCGATATTCTCGTAAACAATGCCGGAGGTCCTCCAACCGGAAAATTTCTCGATTTTTCCGATGAGGATTGGCAGCACGCGTTTGAACTTAATCTTTTAAGTTTTATCCGAACCATCCGGGAAGTGGTCCCCTTCATGAAAAAACAGCAAAGCGGAAGGATTGTCAATATAGCTTCTTCCTCGATCAAAGCCAGCTTGGACAATCTGATTCTTTCCAACACGATGCGGCCCGGAATAGTCGGACTCGCCAAAAGCCTGTCCCAAGAACTTGCGCCCGACAATATCTTGATCAATACTGTGGGTCCGGGGAGGATCGAGACAGGCAGGATCATAGAGTTGAATAAAAAAACGGCAGAAAGCAATGATATTTCTTTGGAACAAGTGAAAGAAGAGGCGGACAAGCAAATTCCCTTGAATCGCTTGGGAGAACCAGATGAATTTGCAAAAGCAGTGGTGTTTTTGGCGTCGGGAGCCAATACGTATATTACCGGCCAATCACTGCTCGTTGATGGCGGGTTGGTAAAGGCACTGTGA
- a CDS encoding chromate transporter, producing MIYWKIFLAFFIPGIVGYGGGPASIPLVENEVVDRYHWMSVSDFSEMLAMANALPGPIATKMAGYIGYQQGGILGSVIGVFATVAPSLLLMIVLLSILNKFKDSPRVKKMTALIRPTIAVLLGIMAFSFFHTSYQDTGIWQTIFLIAASFLLLEKWKVHPAFVIMGALAYGAVFLG from the coding sequence ATGATTTACTGGAAAATATTTTTGGCATTTTTTATACCGGGAATCGTCGGCTATGGCGGTGGACCAGCTTCGATTCCACTGGTGGAAAACGAGGTGGTCGACCGCTACCATTGGATGTCTGTCAGCGACTTTAGTGAGATGCTGGCGATGGCGAATGCCCTTCCCGGCCCGATTGCGACCAAAATGGCCGGTTATATCGGTTACCAGCAGGGCGGCATACTCGGCTCAGTGATCGGGGTCTTTGCCACGGTTGCGCCCTCTCTCCTTTTAATGATTGTACTGCTTAGCATATTGAATAAATTCAAAGATTCTCCTCGTGTCAAAAAAATGACCGCACTGATACGTCCAACAATAGCAGTCTTGCTCGGTATCATGGCTTTCAGCTTTTTCCATACTTCTTATCAGGATACCGGTATATGGCAAACAATCTTTTTGATAGCGGCCAGTTTTTTATTACTGGAAAAATGGAAAGTGCACCCAGCTTTTGTCATTATGGGGGCTTTGGCTTATGGAGCTGTTTTCTTGGGATAG
- a CDS encoding chromate transporter, which yields MTQWHLFLAFFRVGIFGYGGGPASIPLVQKEVVDKYKWMDHEEFAGVLALGNSLPGPIATKMAGYIGYRVSGLLGMINAVLATILPTIVFMIVLLTFLASMSNRPWVQGMTSAVVPVVGVMLAVLTFDFLKKAKGGLGWMVTVALAVSSLLLMEWAGLHPGLLIAGLLLYALFGPMKQEQKGENPDLAIHEKGQS from the coding sequence ATGACGCAATGGCACCTATTTTTAGCTTTTTTTCGGGTCGGGATATTTGGATATGGCGGAGGCCCCGCATCGATTCCACTCGTGCAAAAGGAAGTAGTCGATAAATACAAATGGATGGATCATGAAGAGTTCGCCGGCGTACTGGCGCTTGGCAATTCTCTGCCCGGACCGATTGCAACCAAAATGGCCGGTTACATCGGTTATCGGGTTTCCGGGCTGCTTGGCATGATCAATGCTGTATTGGCAACCATTCTTCCGACAATCGTCTTCATGATCGTCTTACTCACTTTCTTGGCATCTATGAGCAACCGTCCCTGGGTACAGGGGATGACCTCTGCTGTCGTCCCAGTGGTCGGCGTCATGCTTGCAGTGCTCACTTTTGACTTTTTGAAAAAAGCAAAAGGCGGACTAGGATGGATGGTGACGGTGGCACTTGCGGTTTCCTCCTTGCTTTTAATGGAATGGGCCGGATTGCATCCGGGATTGTTGATCGCAGGTTTGTTGCTTTATGCCTTATTCGGCCCGATGAAGCAAGAACAAAAGGGGGAAAACCCCGACTTGGCTATACACGAGAAAGGACAGTCGTAA
- a CDS encoding gamma-glutamyltransferase family protein, producing the protein MKAFDYLNYPYPSQRMTAVANRGMVATSQPLASQAGLEMLKKGGNAIDAAIATAAALTVVEPTSNGIGGDAFALVWTKGKLHGLNSSGPAPGNISIEKVKERGYDSMPKFGWLPVTVPGVPAAWAELSERFGKLSLTEVLQPAIEYAADGYPISPVLGRFWKSAYNKFKQVLTDEEFKHWFETFAPAGRPPEIGEVWKSPGHADTLRSIAKTNAESFYRGELADKIAAFSQSGEGYLTKADLEGYKPEWVDPISVPYRGYDVWEIPPNGQGLIALMALNTLTGYTFDEKESVDTYHKQLEAMKLAFTDGKQFITEKQHMTHTVEELLSDAYAAQRRALISEEALTPKPGNPPKGGTVYLATADQEGNMVSFIQSNYMGFGSGLVVPGTGIALQNRGHDFSLDPAHENALAGGKRTYHTIIPGFLTKKGRAVGPFGVMGGYMQPQGHLQVVMNTVDFHLNPQAALDAPRWQWIEGKKIIVEPHFPTHIAEGLVRKGHHIQVELEKGVFGRGQAIWRDPETGTLYGGTESRTDGSIAAF; encoded by the coding sequence ATGAAAGCTTTTGACTATTTGAATTATCCTTATCCGTCTCAACGGATGACAGCTGTAGCAAATCGGGGAATGGTTGCGACTTCACAGCCCCTTGCGTCACAAGCAGGCTTGGAAATGCTGAAAAAAGGAGGAAATGCCATTGATGCCGCGATTGCCACTGCAGCAGCATTGACAGTGGTCGAGCCTACTTCAAACGGCATCGGGGGCGACGCATTTGCCCTAGTCTGGACAAAAGGCAAACTCCATGGCCTGAACAGCAGCGGGCCTGCACCCGGTAACATTTCGATTGAAAAGGTGAAAGAAAGAGGATATGACAGCATGCCGAAATTCGGCTGGCTTCCTGTGACAGTGCCCGGGGTTCCGGCGGCTTGGGCGGAGCTTTCTGAGCGATTTGGCAAGTTATCGTTGACAGAAGTGCTGCAGCCGGCAATTGAGTATGCGGCAGATGGTTATCCCATTTCCCCGGTTTTGGGGAGATTTTGGAAGTCTGCATATAATAAGTTTAAACAAGTACTTACCGATGAAGAATTCAAGCATTGGTTTGAAACATTTGCCCCTGCTGGCAGACCGCCGGAGATTGGAGAAGTATGGAAGTCGCCCGGACATGCGGATACCCTAAGGTCTATCGCGAAGACGAATGCAGAATCGTTTTATCGGGGGGAACTGGCAGATAAGATTGCGGCTTTTTCTCAATCCGGAGAAGGCTACCTTACAAAAGCGGACCTGGAAGGATACAAACCGGAATGGGTCGATCCTATTTCTGTTCCATATCGCGGCTATGATGTTTGGGAAATTCCGCCTAATGGACAGGGATTAATCGCATTGATGGCTTTGAACACGTTAACTGGCTATACTTTTGATGAAAAGGAATCCGTCGATACATATCATAAACAACTGGAAGCGATGAAACTCGCTTTTACAGACGGCAAACAATTCATCACGGAAAAACAGCACATGACCCATACAGTGGAAGAGTTGCTGTCGGACGCCTATGCTGCACAGCGGCGAGCTCTAATTAGCGAGGAAGCATTGACTCCTAAACCGGGAAATCCACCCAAAGGCGGCACGGTTTATTTGGCAACAGCGGATCAGGAAGGAAATATGGTTTCCTTCATTCAAAGCAATTACATGGGTTTTGGTTCCGGTCTGGTTGTTCCGGGAACGGGAATCGCACTGCAAAACAGAGGACATGATTTTTCACTGGATCCAGCCCATGAAAACGCGCTTGCAGGTGGAAAAAGAACCTATCATACCATCATTCCTGGGTTTCTAACTAAGAAGGGACGGGCAGTCGGTCCTTTTGGAGTCATGGGAGGTTATATGCAGCCGCAAGGGCATCTGCAGGTAGTGATGAACACGGTCGACTTCCACTTGAACCCGCAGGCAGCTTTGGATGCGCCTCGCTGGCAGTGGATTGAAGGGAAGAAGATCATTGTCGAGCCGCATTTCCCAACGCATATTGCCGAGGGATTGGTCAGAAAGGGCCACCATATCCAAGTGGAATTGGAAAAAGGGGTATTCGGCCGTGGTCAGGCGATTTGGCGGGATCCGGAAACGGGGACGCTTTATGGTGGGACCGAATCACGGACGGATGGTTCCATCGCAGCATTTTAA
- a CDS encoding ABC transporter ATP-binding protein, producing the protein MFMTKQQPLLEVKNVKKYFPIKSGILKRTTGNVQAVENVSIEVYEGETLGVVGESGCGKSTFGRTVLGLEPLTAGTIKFRGQEISGLPDRQLKRFKKEMQMIFQDPYASLNPRQRVGDALEEAFIIHTALSKQERQQRVRELLVEVGLREEYYERYPHEFSGGQRQRIGIARAIALNPSLIVCDEAVSALDVSVQAQIIKLLKKLQQSHQLTYLFISHDLGVVRHVCDRVLVMYLGATAELASSDQLYSNPLHPYTRALLSAIPRPIPGRKKERIRLQGDLPNPADYPQGCPFHTRCPLATEQCAKVRPEWREVEEDHFVACHEV; encoded by the coding sequence ATGTTCATGACAAAGCAGCAACCTCTTCTTGAAGTAAAAAATGTAAAAAAGTACTTTCCGATTAAGAGTGGGATTTTAAAACGAACGACAGGAAATGTCCAGGCCGTCGAAAATGTAAGCATTGAGGTCTACGAGGGAGAAACACTCGGAGTGGTAGGAGAATCTGGTTGTGGAAAATCCACTTTTGGTCGAACGGTTTTAGGACTGGAACCATTGACGGCAGGGACCATAAAATTTCGAGGCCAAGAAATAAGCGGCCTTCCTGACCGTCAGTTGAAAAGGTTTAAAAAAGAAATGCAAATGATTTTTCAGGATCCTTATGCTTCTCTAAACCCGAGGCAGCGTGTAGGGGATGCCCTGGAAGAAGCCTTTATCATCCATACGGCATTGTCTAAACAGGAACGCCAGCAGCGTGTAAGGGAATTACTAGTGGAGGTTGGCTTGAGAGAAGAATATTATGAGCGATATCCGCATGAATTCAGCGGTGGACAGCGGCAACGGATTGGAATTGCCAGAGCGATAGCGCTCAACCCATCCCTTATTGTTTGCGACGAAGCCGTATCAGCATTGGATGTTTCGGTTCAAGCACAAATTATAAAATTATTGAAAAAGTTGCAGCAATCGCATCAGTTAACCTATTTGTTTATATCCCACGATTTAGGTGTTGTTCGCCATGTTTGCGACCGGGTGTTGGTCATGTACCTTGGCGCAACAGCAGAATTGGCTAGTTCTGATCAACTATACAGCAATCCGCTCCACCCCTATACACGGGCTTTGTTATCCGCGATTCCGCGCCCAATACCCGGTAGGAAAAAAGAGCGGATTAGGCTGCAAGGCGATCTGCCTAATCCGGCGGACTATCCGCAAGGCTGCCCGTTCCATACACGCTGTCCATTGGCAACGGAACAATGTGCCAAGGTACGACCGGAATGGCGTGAGGTGGAGGAGGATCATTTTGTGGCATGCCATGAAGTGTAA